A window of the Cicer arietinum cultivar CDC Frontier isolate Library 1 chromosome 6, Cicar.CDCFrontier_v2.0, whole genome shotgun sequence genome harbors these coding sequences:
- the LOC101497401 gene encoding ASI1-immunoprecipitated protein 2-like produces MRLESGTCNVCSAPCSSCMHINQALMGSKAEEYSDENCHLEEDNQYSEDKGDESCVRGRACERLKHSASETSNMPSVLSGQDSLSANIETKQPFSDQCQDSKSSEGLDDSIYSISRASNANLVSCSNQINSDKINLPCSSASISPSEAQGSGIGQSVDVSGLSEIPSSKYADVPENLSECCMENVDSSLTKEREPITVSDEKSLPDKNDLLSGTAEMSEKSYPKSEADAENDVSDAKDGDHKYSAHDGLHEKAEELVKSLGIPVLQPEDESDESDVVEHDVKVCDICGDSGRDHLLAICSRCSDGAEHTYCMREMLEKVPEGDWFCEECQNAEETANQRLDVKGSKSNKVGSTSQIAGKRPSEGMEAAPAAKRRVLGSSKGSPKASSPRILVPLSRESSFKSLDNGKAKPGQSIPIRNHLRSDDIEQTCSLSAAPRSYTSRTMGTLLKSSSFNSNNSKSRVKHDDDVPQKQKGGGEHTSKNMETPSATIGKSTSFKSSNLGRAAESKVKMLSSKSVTTQDLKGSRHAKESGVFDRRSLSRIDRPAICSTMASSIVSSSKGDQKLTPRGEIAKPSAINCNREFKGNQDGKSSSLSKPVTNISNKNSEPKVISERTSTSLHETQQDWLPRPRETANQVDKTKDSFTHRVRSSTNASKCPICHKCKDFGHATECCTIGSTQEFGAEGSVTAASSSKEMHKGNKLKSAIQVALLRRPEIHKKKDVHDQTDQFPTLPTVLKCKLSSQDQMLVSNTLKNCIYDEETNARQEILENSTTSETSKCLSANDSKQLKIDFCSQLKNSDSFSPGSEKPAARDLPNHALEISRVASIMSAVPEYKYIWQGVFEVHRSGKPHNLYNGIQAHLSSCASPKVLDVVNKFLPEISLHEVSRLSTWPSHFHQAGAKEDNIGLYFFAKDIESYERHYKGLLDHMIRNDLALKGFFDGVELLIFASNQLPENSQRWNMLFFLWGIFRGRRGSHSDSAKNIVFPSLNVMPNEKDFPTAVMTLSDTRCSPVRIDKELIACRQACSELPSTSIDQGHMMLSRDFDIKETILDQTHLGSQINLVRLDSRINTKSSSRISTSSIQPCREMSSTGSSQKEKGSLSEHRPHRESKSPEEVGTNVSDTIVEAKANYGISVKQENCLFSRIPYNGNQEIVTANKASKEKTNNDKNQRRPKRKQIEDDLNINVEATFQGDLTIGGINCQLPNVKKFEHNNLSDTVMGPSAVSCQKMPWNKVNGKFEDTKSSSKLQSDLGAIYGCYDSVAKDSFNGSSASLVNDFGSHSSVEDKGSKEACDEKIIHEDPGTMERTFFPMDTHNTNDSRLVMNSMSLKGHHECGDQFQVGIPSLELALGSEMKQSQKGMLPFFPDSLEAEKGDDSVALPIADSKTIYQYLLNCFGKLRIHRE; encoded by the exons ATGAGACTTGAATCAGGGACTTGTAACGTGTGCTCAGCTCCTTGTTCATCTTGCATGCATATTAATCAAGCTCTTATGGGGTCAAAGGCAGAAGAATACTCTGATGAAAACTGTCACTTAGAGGAGGATAATCAGTATTCTGAAGACAAGGGTGATGAATCTTGTGTTAGGGGCAGAGCTTGTGAAAGATTGAAGCATTCTGCCAGTGAAACCAGTAACATGCCCAGTGTTTTGTCCGGTCAAGATTCTCTATCTGCAAATATTGAGACTAAACAGCCCTTTTCAGATCAGTGTCAGGACTCTAAGAGTTCAGAAGGTCTTGATGATAGCATATATTCTATCAGTAGAGCCAGTAATGCTAATTTAGTGAGTTGTAGTAATCAAATAAATTcagacaaaataaatttaccTTGTAGTTCAGCTTCAATTAGTCCCTCCGAGGCTCAAGGATCTGGAATTGGGCAATCGGTTGACGTGTCTGGTTTGTCTGAGATTCCCTCCTCTAAATATGCAGACGTTCCAGAAAATTTGTCAGAGTGCTGTATGGAAAATGTTGATTCATCATTGACCAAAGAGAGAGAACCTATTACTGTTTCTGATGAAAAATCTCTTCCAGATAAGAATGACCTTCTTAGTGGTACTGCCGAAATGTCAGAAAAAAGTTATCCAAAGTCAGAAGCAGATGCTGAAAATGATGTTAGTGATGCTAAAGATGGGGATCATAAATATTCAGCCCATGATGGACTGCATGAGAAGGCTGAGGAGCTGGTTAAATCACTTGGGATTCCTGTACTTCAACCAGAAGATGAGAGTGATGAATCAGATGTTGTTGAGCATGAT GTAAAAGTATGTGACATTTGTGGAGATTCTGGTCGTGACCATCTACTTGCCATATGTAGTAGGTGCAGTGATGGTGCAGAGCACAC CTACTGCATGCGGGAAATGCTTGAAAAGGTTCCAGAAGGGGATTGGTTTTGTGAGGAATGTCAAAATGCAGAGGAGACTGCCAACCAAAGATTGG atGTTAAAGGAAGTAAAAGTAATAAAGTTGGTTCCACTTCTCAAATTGCTGGCAAAAGGCCTTCTGAAGGCATGGAAGCAGCTCCAGCAGCAAAGAGGCGAGTCCTCGGATCAAGCAAGGGATCACCAAAGGCATCAAGCCCCAGGATATTAGTTCCACTGTCTCGGGAGTCTTCATTCAAGAGCTTAGATAATGGAAAGGCGAAACCTGGTCAATCAATCCCCATTCGTAATCACCTTCGTAGTGATGACATAGAACAAACTTGTTCTCTTTCTGCTGCCCCTCGGAGTTATACTTCAAGGACTATGG GTACCTTGTTGAAGTCTAGTTCATTCAACAGCAACAATTCCAAATCGAGAGTCAAACACGATGATGATGTTCCTCAAAAGCAGAAAGGGGGTGGTGAACACACTTCAAAGAATATGGAAACACCTAGTGCGACAATAGGAAAATCAACGTCATTCAAATCGTCAAATTTGGGTCGTGCTGCTGagtcaaaagtcaaaatgcttTCTTCCAAGTCTGTAACTACTCAGGATTTGAAAGGATCAAGACATGCAAAAGAATCTGGTGTATTTGACAGGAGATCTCTATCTAGGATCGATCGACCTGCCATTTGTTCAACCATGGCTAGTTCTATCGTTTCCTCATCTAAGGGTGATCAGAAGCTTACACCTCGTGGTGAAATTGCTAAACCTTCAGCAATTAACTGCAATCGGGAGTTTAAAGGTAACCAAGATGGAAAGTCAAGTTCACTATCAAAGCCTGTGACTAATATAAGCAACAAAAATTCGGAACCTAAAGTTATTTCAG AGAGAACGTCAACCAGTTTGCATGAAACACAACAGGATTGGCTCCCTCGACCACGGGAGACTGCAAATCAGGTTGACAAAACAAAAGACAGTTTTACTCATCGTGTGAGGTCAAGTACTAATGCTTCAAAATGTCCTATCTGTCATAAATGTAAAGATTTTGGCCATGCTACAGAATGTTGCACAATAGGCAGTACACAGGAATTTGGTGCTGAAGGATCAGTCACTGCTGCTAGTAGTTCAAAAGAGATGCATAAAGGTAATAAGTTGAAATCTGCAATTCAGGTAGCTTTGCTTAGAAGGCCTGAAATACACAAGAAGAAAGATGTACATGATCAAACTGATCAGTTTCCTACACTACCCACAGTCTTGAAGTGTAAACTCAGTTCTCAAGACCAAATGTTGGTATCTAATAcactgaaaaattgtatttatgaTGAAGAAACCAATGCGAGACAGGAAATCCTTGAGAATTCGACTACATCTGAGACGTCCAAATGTTTGTCTGCCAATGATTCAAAGCAACTTAAAATTGATTTCTGCTCTCAACTGAAAAATTCAGATTCTTTTAGTCCTGGTTCTGAAAAGCCTGCGGCGAGGGACTTGCCCAATCATGCTTTGGAAATCTCAAGGGTTGCTTCAATAATGTCAGCCGTTCCAGAATACAAATACATCTGGCA GGGTGTCTTTGAAGTGCATAGAAGTGGAAAGCCTCATAACCTTTATAACGGAATACAAGCACATTTATCCTCATGCGCTTCCCCCAAGGTTCTTGATGTAGTGAACAAGTTTTTACCTGAAATTTCCCTGCATGAAGTTTCCCGCTTGAGCACATGGCCTTCGCATTTTCATCAAGCTGGTGCTAAAGAAGATAATATTGGTCTTTACTTCTTTGCCAAAGACATTGAAAG TTACGAGAGACACTACAAGGGTCTATTGGATCACATGATTAGAAATGATTTAGCACTCAAAGGGTTTTTTGATGGTGTTGAACTTCTCATATTCGCTTCCAATCAGCTTCCTGAAAATTCTCAAC GTTGgaatatgttgtttttcttatGGGGCATATTTAGAGGGAGGAGGGGTAGTCATTCAGATTCTgccaaaaatattgtttttccaAGTTTGAATGTGATGCCAAATGAGAAGGATTTTCCAACTGCTGTCATGACCTTGTCTGATACTCGCTGTTCACCTGTGCGCATCGATAAAGAATTAATAGCTTGTCGTCAAGCTTGCAGTGAACTTCCATCCACTTCCATTGACCAAGGTCATATGATGCTAAGTAGGGACTTTGACATAAAAGAAACTATTTTGGACCAGACACATTTGGGTTCACAAATAAACCTCGTGAGGCTAGATAGCAGAATCAACACCAAATCTTCGTCAAGGATTTCCACAAGCAGTATACAACCATGTCGAGAAATGAGTTCCACTGGTTCGTCCCAG AAAGAGAAAGGTAGTTTGTCAGAGCATAGACCACATCGAGAGTCTAAATCTCCTGAAGAGGTGGGAACAAATGTAAGTGATACGATTGTTGAAGCAAAAGCTAATTATGGTATTTCTGTCAAGCAAGAGAACTGCTTGTTTTCAAGGATTCCTTATAATGGCAATCAAGAGATAGTCACTGCAAACAAAGCCAGTAAAGAGAAAACAAACAATGACAAAAATCAACGAAGGCCTAAAAGGAAACAGATAGAAGATGATCTCAATATTAATGTGGAAGCAACATTTCAGGGAGACCTGACCATAGGAGGGATCAATTGTCAGCTACctaatgttaaaaaatttgagCATAACAACCTTTCTGATACAGTTATGGGGCCTTCTGCAGTTAGTTGTCAGAAAATGCCTTGGAATAAGGTAAATGGAAAATTCGAAGATACCAAAAGTTCTAGCAAGCTGCAGTCAGATCTCGGTGCAATTTATGGATGTTACGATTCTGTAGCTAAGGACTCTTTTAATGGAAGTTCTGCGTCACTTGTAAATGATTTTGGTTCCCATTCTTCAGTTGAGGacaaaggaagcaaagaagCTTGTGATGAGAAAATCATCCACGAGGACCCTGGAACGATGGAAAGAACCTTCTTCCCTATGGATACACATAATACAAATGACTCGCGATTGGTGATGAATAGTATGTCACTGAAAGGGCATCATGAGTGTGGGGACCAATTTCAAGTTGGGATTCCGAGTCTCGAGCTTGCATTGGGGAGTGAAATGAAACAGTCACAAAAGGGTATGCTTCCTTTCTTTCCAGATTCTTTGGAAGCTGAGAAAGGGGATGACAGTGTTGCT CTTCCAATTGCTGACTCTAAAACAATTTATCAGTATCTACTCAACTGTTTTGGGAAGCTTAGAATCCACCGTGAATAA